The Fervidobacterium pennivorans DNA segment TGACTTCTTATATTTTCAAATCCAGTCACACTCAACGCACTTAAAGTCCTCCCATGAAAGTTTCTAACGAATGAAAGTATCTTACCCGTCTTCTTGACCTTTCTGACAACTTTTAGGGCACATTCTGTACTTTCCGCACCCGAGTTTGTGAAAAAAACTTTTCCATATCTTCCCGTTTCTTCGGCAAGTCTTTGCGCAACAAACAAGGCATCCTCATCAAGGAAAAAGTTTGAAAGGTGAACGTATTTTTCCATCTTTCTTTTCATTGCATGTATTATCCTCTCATGGTTGTGCCCAAAAAGAAGGACACCAATACCCATGAATGTATCGATGTAAGATTTTCCATCTTTATCCCAAACATAAATTCCTTTAGCGTGTGATACTTTGATAGGGTACCTATTATACGTACCAGCTATATATATCTCTTCTGTCGAAACGTTCATTTAGATTCCTCCCCGATTTTTTCAGATAATGTTAACTAAAAGTATTGAAACTTTCCAAAAACCGCATTATCCTTTAAAGAGGGGACACCCCCCAACCATCTCTTGAAAAAGGAGGTATCCCGGTATGAACAACTCAACGCTCTCTTGTCCTAAATGCGGTTCTACCAGCTTGTACAAAAACGGTCATGACAAATACGGTAACCAACAATTCCTTTGCAAACTCTGCCATCATTCTTTCAAACTTTCCCATTCTCACAAACGCAAAAACTTCTCTTTCCCTTATCCCAAATGCACTTCTTGTGGTAAATCTATGCAAATTTACAAAGTCCGTCGCTCTTTCGTTGTCTTCCGTTGTAGAACCCGTCATACCAAAGATAGAGTACCTTTTAACCTCCCCGAACCAGTCACTTTTATTCCTGAGAAATTTAAATATTTCCGTTTTCCTATCTACTTCATCTTAAAAGCTTTCGTTTTGTATATGAAACACAATATGTCTTATCGCTCTCTTGCTCATTCTCTTAATATCAAAGTATCTCATGTCACCATATACAAATGGGTTATTAAATTGTGTACTTTATTCTCTGTACTTTTTCCAACATTTACCATCGAAAATGTTTTCTCAGTTCATGCTGATGAAACTGTTCTTGTGTTCAAAGAACAAAAGTACTATGTTTGGCTATTAGTTGATCACGAAACTAACTTAATTCTTTGTTGGCATGTCTCAAAGTATCGTGATATGGGACAAGTCAAAGTGTTGCTCGAGAAGTTCTTTGGTAATTCAAAACCTAAAAACATTGAACTTATTACTGATGGACTTGGTGCATATGAAAGTGCAGTAAAGCTGTTGTTTAGAAATATCAATCACGTAGTAGTACCGCTCGGTAAAAACATGTGTGAATCTAAGTTTTCATTACTGAAAGACTTTTTCCGACTCAAGCGAGGGCTGAAGAATACGAAGAATTTAGCGAAATATATTCAAGGATTTTGTGTAGTGAAGAATCTTTGGAAAATGCACAATGGTAATCTCATTCTTTCACAACTGCATTCTTTCATCACTACAAGTTAACACTATCTTTTTTCAATTTTACAAATCAAAAGCCTTGCAAATACTTTTCACCAATTCTTCTGCCACATTTTCTGGAACCAAAACGGAGATTTTGATTTCCGATGTTGTTATTAGCTCCGGTTCAATACCATGTTCGGAAAGCACTTCCAAAAGCTTCGAAGCAACGCCGTAATGAGACCTCATACCCGTTCCAACAACCGTAATTTTTGAAAATTTCCCATAGAAGTGGTATTTGGCGCCGTAATCGGCAAGTGTTTCGTTAAGCAGTTCTTCTATTTTGTCAAGCCTTTCAGGAACGACCGTGAACGACACATGTGTTGATGTACCGTTCTTTACAAGAGATATCATGTCGACGTTTATCCCTTTCTCTGCAACTCTCTTAAAGATATCCGTTACCACTTTTGCATCATTTGGCAAGTCCATTATAGAAACCTTTACCTGATTTTTGTCCAAACTAACCCCTGTAACAAGTGGCTCTTCAAGCCATTCAGGTATTCTGTCAACCACCCAAGTTCCCTCCTCATCGTTAAATGATGAACCACAGTACACTCGCACGTTGTATTTCTTGGCTATTTCAACTGAACGTGAATGTAGTACTTTTGCACCCGTTGCTGCCATCTCAAGCATATCATCGTACGTAACATACTTGAGTTTCTTTGTCTCAGGATAAAGCTTTGGGTCACACGTATAAACACCTGCAACATCACTGTAAATCTCACAATCGCACCTTAATTTGGCAGCCAAAGCTACCGCCGAGGTATCGGAACCACCTCTACCAAGTGTTGTAAGATGCTCGTCTTCGGTAATTCCCTGGAAACCGGTTATCACAAGCACGTCGTAAATATCTAGATAATCTTTCAACTTTTTCGTGCTAATGTCTAATATTCTAGCATTGTTGTGGTTTTTCGTTGTCAAAATCTTTACCTGGAATGCATTTAGCGAAATAGCATTTACTCCTAAATCTTTTAATGCCATTGCAACAAGAGCACAAGAAGCTTGTTCGCCTGTTGTCAGTAACATATCTAACTCTCGTTCATCAGGTTTACTTGACACGCTCTTGGCAAGTGAAATTAAACTGTCAGTTGTCTTACCCATTGCAGAGACAACGGTCACCACTTTGTAACCTTCTTGGACTTTCTTTGCTATTCTGCGTGCAACGTTTCTGATTCTGTCCGGGTCAGCTACCGATGAGCCTCCATACTTTTGAACAACTATTCTATTTTGAATAATGTCCTTCGCCAATTTTTCCTCACCCACCTGCTCTTTGAATATCTTACTTGTTAATTTCTCTGAGACTTTCCAAAATTTGTGTCTTATTAGCTGTCTTTTCATCAACTTTTTTGATTACCTTAGCTGGAACGCCTGCAACAACAGTGTAAGGCTCCACATTATTAACAACAACCGCACCGGCGGCAACAACGGCATGATGTCCTATTCTTACGCCTTCCAAAATCACAGCGTTCGCCCCAACGAGCACATAGTCCTCAATGACAACAGGTGTAGCACTTGGTGGTTCAACAACGCCTGCCACAACAGTACCAGCACCTATATGACAATACTTTCCAATTCGGGCCCGTGCACCAATTACAGCGTTCATGTCAATCATTGTCCCCTCACCGATTACAGCGCCAATATTTATAACAGCCCCCATCATTACAACAGCCCTGTCACCAATTTCAACGAGCTCGCGGATAATTGCACCTGGCTCTATCCTCGCGTTGAATCGGGATATATCTGCCAGCGGAATTGCTGAATTCCTAGCAATGTACTCCACTTTGTATTTTTCAATTCCTTCATTTCTAAGCACCTGTGAGATGGCTTCAAAATCCCCAAATAGTACTCCAAAATCTTTCCCGACAACGAAATCAAATTCAAATTCTTCAGATTTGTACTTGCTAAAATCAACACTATCTAATCTTCCTGAAATGTACACCCTTACCAGGTCCCTTTTCTTGCTTTTCGCAATAATCTCGATAATTTCTTCACTTGTTAATTCTCTTGCACTCTTTTTAAAAACCATCCTAACCCCTCCACTCACCGTTATCTGGCTTGCGCAGATTCCAAAACGTCATCGTAGCTAAAAAAGCCCTTTTCTTTTCCCAGAACAAACAGTGCAGCATTTCTTACACCTATCACAAACGCCCTTCTTGATAAAGCTCTATGCGTAATTTCAACAGTTTCACCTGAGTTAGAAAAAATCAACGTATGTTCACCAAAGATTCCACCAACTCTTATAGAGCTTATTGGTATCTCCCTGCCCAAAGCTTGCTTAAGCATCTTGGCAGTCCCGGATGGAGCATCCTTTTTCTGGTTATGATGAATTTCAACCATAGCTGCGTCCCAATCTTCGAAATAGCTCGCATATTCCTTTATAATTCTTTTTAAGATAGCGATTCCTGTTGAAAAGTTATAACTTTGAACCACGGGAACATGTTCTGATAGTTCTTTCAATCTTGAAAAATGTTCTTCGGTTAGCGCGGTTGTACCTATCACAAGTCCACAGCTGTATTTTCTGCACAGTTCAACTGTTTCAAAAACAGCATCAGGTGATGAAAAATCAATTATTACTTGCGGTCGCTCAATTTCTTCAAGAACCCCTCTATCTTTTCTCAAAACGCATAAATCACCTAACGAAGAGAAATAACTTTGAATTTCCACACCCATCTTCCCGTTTGCACCCACTAAACCGTATCTTATGTTCACTGTGTTTGGTCTATTCATTCTATCACCCCCAGTTCCTTAAGGATAATGTTAACTAAAAGTATTGAAACTTTCCAAAAACCGCATTATCCTTATAAAGAGGGGACACCCCCCAACCAACTTTTGACAAAGGAGGTATCCCGATATGAACAACTCAACACTCTCTTGTCCCAAATGCGATTCCACCAGCCTATACAAAAACGGTCACGACAAATACGGTAACCAACAATTCCTTTGCAAAGCCTGCCATCATTCTTTCAAACTTTCCCATTCTCACAAACGCAAAAACTTCTCTTTCCCTTATCCCAAATGCACTTCTTGTGGTAAATCTATGCAAATTTACAAAGTCCGTCGCTCTTTCGTTGTCTTCCGTTGTAGAGCTTGTCGTACCAAAGATAGAGTACCTTTTAACCTCCCCGAACCAGTCACCCTTATTCCTGAGAAATTTAAATATTTCCGCTTCCCTATCTTTTTCGTCTTAAAGGCTTTTGTTTTGTATATGAAACACAATATGTCTTATCGCTCTCTTGCTCATTCTCTTAATATCAAAGTATCTCATGTCACCATATACAAATGGGTTATTAAATTGTGTACTTTATTCTCTGTACTTTTTCCAACATTTACCATCGAAAATGTTTTCTCAGTTCATGCTGATGAAACTGTTCTTGTGTTCAAAGAACAAAAGTACTATGTTTGGCTATTAGTTGATCACGAAACTAACTTAATTCTTTGTTGGCATGTCTCAAAGTATCGTGATATGGGACAAGTCAAAGTATTGCTCGAGAAGTTCTTTGGTAATTCAAAACCTAGAAACATTGAACTTATTACTGATGGACTTGGTGCATATGAAAGTGCAGTAAAGCTGTTGTTCAGAAATATCAATCACGTAGTGGTACCGCTCGGTAAAAACAATCAATGTGAATCTAAGTTTTCATTGTTGAAAGACTTTTTCCGACTCAAGCGAGGGCTGAAGAATACGAAGAATTTAGCGAAATATATTCAAGGATTTTGTGTAGTGAAGAATCTTTGGAAAACGCACAATGGTAATATCAATCTCATTCTTTCACACTTACACTCTTTCATCACTACAAGTTAACACTATCTCCTTAAGAATCCCCCTCAATTTTTCCACAGTTGATTCCTTTGGAGGAACAAGCGGTAGTCTAAACTCGTTGTTGAGTAATCTCATCAAGTGCATAGCCGCTTTAACAGGAAGTGGATTGGTTTCTATGAAAAGGGCTTTGAACAATGGGATGAGCTCCATGTGAATTTTGAGGGCTTTTGAGATGTCACCTGAAAAGATTGCATTGACCATCTCTACCATCCGAGCGGGAACAACGTTCGAGGCTACAGAAATAACTCCCTTGGCACCTGCGCATATCATATGGAATGCTCTGTCATCGTTCCCAGAGTAGATGTAGAAATCAAGGTCCTTTGTCAGTCTGTAAATCTCATCGGATTGAGCAACATCAGGGTTAGCTTCCTTTATCGCTTTTATATTTCGACACTCCACTGCCAAGCGTGCCACGGTCTCAGGAGATATATTCACACCGGTTCGGGAGGGAACGTTGTAGATGATAATTGGGACATCCAGGCGTTCTGATAGATACTTGTAGTGTGCATAAAGACCTTCTTGTGTGGGTTTGTTGTAGTAAGGAGTAACTATTAGTACGGCATCTGCACCAAACTTTTGAGCACTTAAAGAGAGTTCCAAAGTCTTTTTCGTATCATTGGTCCCGGTTCCAACAATAACTTGAGCCTTACCTTCGCAAATTTCCTTTGTTAACGCTGTTAAACGTTCTCTTTCTTCAGCTGTCAAAGTAGCACCTTCTCCTGTTGTTCCAGCAACGATGATAGCACTTACACCATTTTCAACCTGCCATCTCACAATCCTTTCATAACTTTCGTAATCAACCTCACCGTTAATGAACGGTGTTACTATCGCAGTTCCAACCCCGTGAAACATACGCATCTGACCTGATGAATTACTCATGTTCGACTCCCCCTTCCAAATAGATTCCATCACTCTCAAAAATGACATTGAGAATTCCGCCTTTTGTTTGAGCTGTTAATTTGTCTGGTATTTTGTTATCGCTAAGAATATAATACTTAACGAAACACGCTGTTGCCGTCGTCCCTGAACCGCAGGATAATGTTTCTCTTTCAACACCTCGTTCAAAAGTCCTAATCTCAAAGGTACTGGCGTCTAATACATTAAACAAATTAACATTGGCATCGAACTTATGTCTAAGCATCCTTGCAATTTCCATATCGAACCTCCAAATTGCTTTTCCGACGTTCATAACAAGGT contains these protein-coding regions:
- a CDS encoding aspartate kinase, with translation MKRQLIRHKFWKVSEKLTSKIFKEQVGEEKLAKDIIQNRIVVQKYGGSSVADPDRIRNVARRIAKKVQEGYKVVTVVSAMGKTTDSLISLAKSVSSKPDERELDMLLTTGEQASCALVAMALKDLGVNAISLNAFQVKILTTKNHNNARILDISTKKLKDYLDIYDVLVITGFQGITEDEHLTTLGRGGSDTSAVALAAKLRCDCEIYSDVAGVYTCDPKLYPETKKLKYVTYDDMLEMAATGAKVLHSRSVEIAKKYNVRVYCGSSFNDEEGTWVVDRIPEWLEEPLVTGVSLDKNQVKVSIMDLPNDAKVVTDIFKRVAEKGINVDMISLVKNGTSTHVSFTVVPERLDKIEELLNETLADYGAKYHFYGKFSKITVVGTGMRSHYGVASKLLEVLSEHGIEPELITTSEIKISVLVPENVAEELVKSICKAFDL
- the dapD gene encoding 2,3,4,5-tetrahydropyridine-2,6-dicarboxylate N-acetyltransferase, coding for MVFKKSARELTSEEIIEIIAKSKKRDLVRVYISGRLDSVDFSKYKSEEFEFDFVVGKDFGVLFGDFEAISQVLRNEGIEKYKVEYIARNSAIPLADISRFNARIEPGAIIRELVEIGDRAVVMMGAVINIGAVIGEGTMIDMNAVIGARARIGKYCHIGAGTVVAGVVEPPSATPVVIEDYVLVGANAVILEGVRIGHHAVVAAGAVVVNNVEPYTVVAGVPAKVIKKVDEKTANKTQILESLREINK
- a CDS encoding DDE-type integrase/transposase/recombinase; the protein is MNNSTLSCPKCGSTSLYKNGHDKYGNQQFLCKLCHHSFKLSHSHKRKNFSFPYPKCTSCGKSMQIYKVRRSFVVFRCRTRHTKDRVPFNLPEPVTFIPEKFKYFRFPIYFILKAFVLYMKHNMSYRSLAHSLNIKVSHVTIYKWVIKLCTLFSVLFPTFTIENVFSVHADETVLVFKEQKYYVWLLVDHETNLILCWHVSKYRDMGQVKVLLEKFFGNSKPKNIELITDGLGAYESAVKLLFRNINHVVVPLGKNMCESKFSLLKDFFRLKRGLKNTKNLAKYIQGFCVVKNLWKMHNGNLILSQLHSFITTS
- a CDS encoding 4-hydroxy-tetrahydrodipicolinate reductase; the protein is MRYGLVGANGKMGVEIQSYFSSLGDLCVLRKDRGVLEEIERPQVIIDFSSPDAVFETVELCRKYSCGLVIGTTALTEEHFSRLKELSEHVPVVQSYNFSTGIAILKRIIKEYASYFEDWDAAMVEIHHNQKKDAPSGTAKMLKQALGREIPISSIRVGGIFGEHTLIFSNSGETVEITHRALSRRAFVIGVRNAALFVLGKEKGFFSYDDVLESAQAR
- a CDS encoding DDE-type integrase/transposase/recombinase, encoding MNNSTLSCPKCDSTSLYKNGHDKYGNQQFLCKACHHSFKLSHSHKRKNFSFPYPKCTSCGKSMQIYKVRRSFVVFRCRACRTKDRVPFNLPEPVTLIPEKFKYFRFPIFFVLKAFVLYMKHNMSYRSLAHSLNIKVSHVTIYKWVIKLCTLFSVLFPTFTIENVFSVHADETVLVFKEQKYYVWLLVDHETNLILCWHVSKYRDMGQVKVLLEKFFGNSKPRNIELITDGLGAYESAVKLLFRNINHVVVPLGKNNQCESKFSLLKDFFRLKRGLKNTKNLAKYIQGFCVVKNLWKTHNGNINLILSHLHSFITTS
- the dapA gene encoding 4-hydroxy-tetrahydrodipicolinate synthase — protein: MFHGVGTAIVTPFINGEVDYESYERIVRWQVENGVSAIIVAGTTGEGATLTAEERERLTALTKEICEGKAQVIVGTGTNDTKKTLELSLSAQKFGADAVLIVTPYYNKPTQEGLYAHYKYLSERLDVPIIIYNVPSRTGVNISPETVARLAVECRNIKAIKEANPDVAQSDEIYRLTKDLDFYIYSGNDDRAFHMICAGAKGVISVASNVVPARMVEMVNAIFSGDISKALKIHMELIPLFKALFIETNPLPVKAAMHLMRLLNNEFRLPLVPPKESTVEKLRGILKEIVLTCSDERV